ACaatatatgatgatatatattctttttttaaaaataataaaacacTTGTCTAATTATGGATTTGTGCCGTCATAtgcataaaaaaataatgataaataaagcacatattaaaaaaaatataaaataaggaaaaagtatatgtatatatatatatatatatatatatatatttgctCATTCTAAACCCTGAACACCACGACATAATAAAGACTTTTTCTATTATAAAAGGCTAGTAATTTAATTGTTGAATTTTATTActatttaaaattataattttttttggtgaagaatttttttatcatgTCTTTTCTTATAAGTACAGAAgattcttatatatatatatatatatatttatatttatatttatatttatttatttaatatatgaattttcctttttacGAAAAAATTggaaattttttattttcttgaAGGGTATGTTagaaaaattaagaaaaagACGAAAAGTATATTAatcattttattaacaaaataactattttatatatatttttttttatggtATTAAAGTACGTGGATTATATTTGTTgaattttttacatatttcattatgatacaatatgtaaataataaatagagaatcaaataaaaaaaatataaatatatatattatatatatatatatataatgcatatattaatatattatataaatatttatttaattatttttatataaaatattaattttttttaataaaaaaacaatacatatattgtacatatattatatatatatatatatatatatataaatgtcaaagtaattaataatttttaatcTTTGGCACGGTTAACCAAcgaatatattttattttcttttttctttttttttctaacattttatttatattttttattatttcatatgaacatgcatttttaaaataataatatcgtatatatttattttatatcccccttaatatatatatatatatatttatttaaaagtaacatttgaatatatttatttaacCCCTTAAATATAGCAACCcattttataaaagtatgaaaaaaaattatatttctGTATTCTAATGATGAATAGAACAATAGTAAATGAATTTGTAAACTGGTTGTCctaatttatatttttatatatccatcattatgatataaagaatgtttaattaaatatgtacttattatatgtttataataaattaaaatggacacaaatgaaaatatgaaaaatgtaAAGGATATTATGTCCTTTACCAcaaagaatataatatatatctttatcggaatatcattattaatatttatatataagatattaaaaaagaataaaaaagatgCAGAAGTTAAAAGGAATAATGAAATAagtataaaaatgaaattatcACGAGAAAAACAATTACAAGAATTAGATAAAGAAATGATAATtaacaaagaaaaaatgaaagaacaaaatattaaaaaaaatgaagagaaaaaaaaagattcAGATCAAGCAAAACCAAAGTTGGATTCTAAAGACAATTCATCATTTAATCATTTAAATGATTACTCAAATTATTATAGGCCGTCATTAAAAAATAGGTTTGTAAATtgtgataaaaaaaaaaatatatgtaattgttattatataaatatgtataatataatatgtataatataatatgtataatataatatgtataatataatatgtataatataatatgtataatataatatgtataacgtaatatgtataatataacatgtataatataatatgtatatgcatgtctgtatattttttctttttttttttttttttttttttttttagaaaaaaaaatcaaaattaataaaaatatttgtaataattaaaaaaaaaaaaaaaaaaaaaaaaaaaaaaaaaaaattaaaaaaatattttataatttttaaaaaaaaaaagaaaaaaaaaaaaaaaaaaaacaaaatataaaaNNNNNNNNNNNNNNNNNNNNNNNNNNNNNNNNNNNNNNNNNNNNNNNNNNNNNNNNNNNNNNNNNNNNNNNNNNNNNNNNNNNNNNNNNNNNNNNNNNNNNNNNNNNNNNNNNNNNNNNNNNNNNNNNNNNNNNNNNNNNNNNNNNNNNNNNNNNNNNNNNNNNNNNNNNNNNNNNNNNNNNNNNNNNNNNNNtattttttttttttttttttttttttttttttttttaggtACAATAATCGCAAATCCTGACGATAATTTGGATGAATTAAAggtacaaaaaaataaaataataaaaggaaaaaattagaaatcatatttataatttgtCAAACAAATATGGAAAAGAGAATAAATGAAACTCAATGTTAAAATGTTTTCTTTCCTTTTTGtttcataattttatcgatttcttcatttttatcctaaattttgtttttttgttttttttgtattgTACTCTTTTAATTCATCCTTTTTTCTAACATCCCTTTAAAGCtatgaaagaaaaaaaaaagaaaaaaaaaaaaaagtagaacaaaatgtttttttcgtagaataataaaaactaATGATTTGTTCAATGGAAAAATTCTCAAAAGAATTCATGAACAATgaaatgtttttatttagCTACAcaatgttatataaatgaaaatatcTTCATGacaagaaaaataatataaataataaaacaatatacatcagtttatatatatatttgcatatatgtgtatattttacaaGCTTTTGTTAAATGTTTTCGTAAATAacttaaattattataaagaaCATACTCTTAAGATTTATTTTGcttttgttatatatatcatgtTTTGGTTTATGttgtataaaaattattaaaaaaaaaatagaaatgaatagaaaacaaaacaaaacaaaatgaattaataataaaaaataaatatataattgagggacatattatattatatgtatatatatataaaattttatatatcaaatatatttatccaAATAATTTTCTCTCATTAACACTGTGAACgataatcataataataaaaaaaaaaaattaatatagTATATTTACTCTTACctttcatattttaaaaagataatTATTTAGTCATTTTAAACAAGAATACACCACGCACACACACTtgagaaaaaataaaacaataaataagtataattataatatattcatatatatattatatatatataatatataaactttaattaatttgggtttttttttttttttttttttttttttttttttttaaagtattaaacttaaaaattatatacacTTTTTATCTTacaattatttatttattatttatttaaatattcttttgtgaatttacttttaaaaaactttatatttcaattttaaatttattaaaataaaataattatatatatatatatatatatatataatataaaaagaaagaaaaaaattaataaatgttttaactttgtaaatatttttgcttttgtgttttattttgtatcattttctcttttttttttttttttttcttatttagcttcaataaatattatactttaaatatattggatatattatttgtatatatatatatatatatatatatatataattttatataaaattatttaaataaaaaaaaaaaaaatatatatatatataataaattaatttaagATATTCACCTAAATCTTAGACAATATTGTAagaattttatatttttttgtgtcAGATGTAGgtatattttgttttatttttttaatgtatatgtgttaaatgtttatatttaatgaataaaattattacatatacaatagatatgtaatatatagTGTTCCTATacgaaaaaataaaaaataaaaaaatacatatatatatatatatatatatatatatatgtatagtatagtataataatatatatgtatatatttatataaatgaattattaaGATGCTTAAAAGAGATAGTTTATCAAATCTCCATAGTAAAGAAACACGAAGGTTTTCTATTCACAATAAAGATATCTTCAAGTATGATTATCCAGAATACTTAAATTTATGCTTAGAGGaatatagaaataatatatatgatttagatctaattaatgataatgaagaaTGTACACGTGAAGTGgttaattattataattatatatacgGGAACTATTATGAGAATGTTCTAAATGTTTTTGAAAACAACCCCAATGAAAAGACAATTGTAAATGAAAGTTATTTATTGAAACttgatttattaaataaacGACATATTGaatctttatataatatcagTATTTTAAGTATATCagataaattaaaatattatatgttaaGAGGTGAAGTTAAAAAGAATAAGGATGATATAATTGAAGACGATAAATTAAttcaagaaaaaaataatgaaaatagAACACTTAAGAAAAATTTGTTTACGAATGATTCTCTTAAAACAAATATGAATCTAAACgattttaataataataaaaataaatttttggataaaaattcaaaattatatacaaatgatGAATTGTCATCAACGGACATGAAAAGAGAAGAAGAATTTGATATAatcaaatatttattttatattataagatTAGTTGAATATTCCTTAAGTTCAGAAAATGGAAatttatcttcattttataatcgtttgaaaatatatttctttagAGATAACGTTAATGAAAACTATtacaattatatttatttattaacCTTGTGTTTACATTGtttagaaaatataacTAGTAATATCGTCACATTTGACATAAAAGATAtagaaaatgaagaattGAACTTAGctaatgaaaaaaataattctgTTTATTCTAgtacaaataaaatgaataacTCACAAAATAgtattaaaagaaaatacaGTACTTCTAATTTTAGAAATTATACTTCATctaatgaaaataataacaattttCATCAAAACAATTTAGttactaataataataataataataataataataacaattttttGAGAGCAGCTTCAAAAGAATGcaattcttttaaaatatatagtaataatatgtatttttataaaatatttttttatcttttaagTTTTTTAAATTTCTATTTAGAAGATATGATAAAAGATGGTTCCTTATTATATTCTGATATGATGAAAATGCATTCAGAAAGTAATGCACGTAGAAACAGAAAAGATCAAATGTTAAATTCATCTAATGTTATAAATGGAACAACAAATAATAGCAATATGTCATCATTTATAGATGGAAAAGAGGAATTGTTTTTCCtaggaaaaaataaagtatCATActgtaatattttattgaaaagtttaaatataattaataatttaatgaATTTAGATGCTCTaagagaaaaaattatgaattCAAGTAATGATCTTAATGaattgaaaatatttttatccaaattttataaatatttaaatgaataCGATGACATTGAagtttataaaaatttttatattagcttatataaaacttatatattcattttcCCAGAGGAattagaaaaagaaaactATTTTTCCCCTATGCTActttttgaaaatattgTGAATAATGGTAATTTAATACGAATGAGAACTATTGTAGATACtctaatattttgttttaatgataagaaatttgtttatttttttgaagaaaatataaatataaccaaagtactttttatttttgttacATATTCATCCAGATTATTATCAAATAAACAATATGAActtataacaaatatatcattccttttttacatcattttaattaaattcCCAAATGTTTCAATAACCATATTTCACattttaaatgaaaataacgattatattatgaaatataatgaagataaaaaatttaattcCATTTTTAGTAACCtaaatgaacatataaatatgcTCTTTTTATCAActatacataaaaataaaaatttggCAACAATCATATCTCTTATCTTCTCCAAATTAATAAATCTCTATTGTCAATTTTCTGCTAAAAAAAACGTagacaataataataatataaataataattatccTTATGGTACCCATctaaatacaaataattatgGTTTAAGAAATTTAAACAGCTCATATTTGAATGCAAATGGACAAAATGTTTCCAATGTACCTGGAACTactttaataaaaaatgcAAATGTAAATAACTTGAATTATTCATATGCGTCTAACAACGAAAATGAAGGAAACAagttatataaagaaatattttgtaaaatatttgatAACATAAAAAACAATGAACGAAATTCTGTAATAAAAGctatattaattaatttacACATAATTCCCGATGTATATTCATCgaataatttatttcaaATAGAAGAAAATTCGGAAAAAACCagatatataattgttattatcaactttttatttacattaatGAAAACAAAATTTTACGACGCTATACATGAAAATACTTTTGAATATATAGATTATTTTATTGATGAGCTAAAGAAAAGTGttcatatgaaaaatataa
This is a stretch of genomic DNA from Plasmodium reichenowi strain SY57 chromosome 14, whole genome shotgun sequence. It encodes these proteins:
- a CDS encoding selenoprotein, putative (Contains in-frame UGA selenocysteine codon), translated to MDTNENMKNVKDIMSFTTKNIIYIFIGISLLIFIYKILKKNKKDAEVKRNNEISIKMKLSREKQLQELDKEMIINKEKMKEQNIKKNEEKKKDSDQAKPKLDSKDNSSFNHLNDYSNYYRPSLKNRYNNRKSUR
- a CDS encoding hypothetical protein (conserved Plasmodium protein, unknown function) → MLKRDSLSNLHSKETRRFSIHNKDIFKYDYPEYLNLCLEEYRNNIYDLDLINDNEECTREVVNYYNYIYGNYYENVLNVFENNPNEKTIVNESYLLKLDLLNKRHIESLYNISILSISDKLKYYMLRGEVKKNKDDIIEDDKLIQEKNNENRTLKKNLFTNDSLKTNMNLNDFNNNKNKFLDKNSKLYTNDELSSTDMKREEEFDIIKYLFYIIRLVEYSLSSENGNLSSFYNRLKIYFFRDNVNENYYNYIYLLTLCLHCLENITSNIVTFDIKDIENEELNLANEKNNSVYSSTNKMNNSQNSIKRKYSTSNFRNYTSSNENNNNFHQNNLVTNNNNNNNNNNNFLRAASKECNSFKIYSNNMYFYKIFFYLLSFLNFYLEDMIKDGSLLYSDMMKMHSESNARRNRKDQMLNSSNVINGTTNNSNMSSFIDGKEELFFLGKNKVSYCNILLKSLNIINNLMNLDALREKIMNSSNDLNELKIFLSKFYKYLNEYDDIEVYKNFYISLYKTYIFIFPEELEKENYFSPMLLFENIVNNGNLIRMRTIVDTLIFCFNDKKFVYFFEENINITKVLFIFVTYSSRLLSNKQYELITNISFLFYIILIKFPNVSITIFHILNENNDYIMKYNEDKKFNSIFSNLNEHINMLFLSTIHKNKNLATIISLIFSKLINLYCQFSAKKNVDNNNNINNNYPYGTHLNTNNYGLRNLNSSYLNANGQNVSNVPGTTLIKNANVNNLNYSYASNNENEGNKLYKEIFCKIFDNIKNNERNSVIKAILINLHIIPDVYSSNNLFQIEENSEKTRYIIVIINFLFTLMKTKFYDAIHENTFEYIDYFIDELKKSVHMKNIKLVCGYISLLLNYSLNKKTNNLNETADLKSSIFIKNIHYNNQPNIIKIHKALYESGALTFLISSLYESKDSLIIYNCVYSISFLLYKKSILDYDKNIELSNMKIAILNIVRHYYNLDMYLENYTENFIDYKGFLKGNSKKNLSLHEDDNYNTLLNKLNKRNSYECDDLNKKYLYEEENKFLLGEKNDNNYLLNHMNTNYGSNIKKIGSNENIGNKNVFPSLKYQYTSANYENSFYLNFDKIFFETVKNRKSSFNFYFDTIYNTQYLFNFLLHNFLFYSKDADEYSKKYLLNILLHNNITRSSDINFYSNKIKNLNSQFNESQSRLEIYKQDLERYKDVINVLNKEIEEKQNAHNALIQKIRKENEMEIDRKLQENNNLENIISQKNDIIDELQRKYEEVYLQKKETEEENVNIKNKTVSMESLLKSLQSKYTHMQSQNKTLNNKLIDQKNRINEGISIINSLTSENEKLKTIEENQNNELEGTFKKLIVVVKELSDKNKELDEKEKKIKTYNGDIQELKTIINKSNNDLKEQALIIENFTGLNKNLNEELNNANKNLELSKRYIMNYEKNEEEMKNRIMKLEKELYEKSEECEIKTQKLIMKEKELSDKDIQLKKIASVIIN